One region of Skermanella mucosa genomic DNA includes:
- a CDS encoding TerC family protein codes for MDALLAVLSADFLGKPAWIWFTFIAIVIALLAFDLGVLHRKTHEIGIGESLWLSAGYIAMGCLFGTWVWWYFGPEPGMQYFTGFFVEKSLAMDNVFVISLIFSYFAIPRLYQHRVLVWGILGVIVLRGIMIGLGAALVTEFDWILFIFGAFLLITGVKMLLVSDNMPDIEKNPILKFLRRRLNVTDRLHGEKFFVKLPDPKGSGRMVRFVTPLFLALVLIEFADLVFAVDSVPAIFAITTDPFIVYTSNIFAILGLRALYFALAAMVHRFHYLKYALSLVLIFIGGKIFYNQFYGKLDPVISLSVTFGLLAAGVIVSLVMTRGGGGGSGPRAEEAPATAR; via the coding sequence ATGGACGCCCTTCTCGCCGTCCTTTCGGCGGACTTCCTCGGCAAGCCCGCCTGGATCTGGTTCACCTTCATCGCCATCGTCATCGCCCTCCTGGCCTTCGACCTCGGCGTGCTCCACCGCAAGACACACGAAATCGGCATCGGCGAGAGCCTCTGGCTCAGCGCCGGCTACATCGCCATGGGCTGCCTGTTCGGCACCTGGGTCTGGTGGTATTTCGGCCCCGAGCCGGGCATGCAGTACTTCACCGGCTTCTTCGTCGAGAAGAGCCTGGCGATGGACAACGTGTTCGTCATATCGCTGATCTTCAGCTACTTCGCCATCCCCCGGCTCTACCAGCACCGCGTGCTGGTCTGGGGCATCCTGGGCGTCATCGTCCTGCGCGGCATCATGATCGGCCTGGGCGCCGCCCTGGTCACCGAGTTCGACTGGATCCTGTTCATCTTCGGCGCCTTCCTGCTGATCACCGGCGTCAAGATGCTGCTGGTGTCCGACAACATGCCGGACATCGAGAAGAACCCGATCCTGAAGTTCCTGCGCCGGCGTCTCAACGTCACCGACCGGCTCCACGGCGAAAAGTTCTTCGTAAAGCTTCCGGACCCGAAAGGATCGGGCAGGATGGTGCGGTTCGTGACCCCGCTGTTCCTGGCGCTGGTGCTGATCGAGTTCGCCGACCTGGTCTTCGCGGTGGACAGCGTGCCCGCGATCTTCGCGATCACGACCGACCCGTTCATCGTCTACACCAGCAACATCTTCGCGATCCTGGGCCTGCGGGCGCTCTATTTCGCGCTGGCGGCGATGGTCCACCGGTTCCATTACCTCAAATACGCGCTGTCGCTGGTGCTGATCTTCATCGGCGGCAAGATCTTCTACAACCAGTTCTACGGCAAGCTGGACCCGGTCATCTCGCTGTCGGTCACCTT